From the genome of Thermoleophilaceae bacterium, one region includes:
- a CDS encoding phage holin family protein → MASGNGSTPPGTAEKSLGEIVNEVSEKATLLVREEIELAKAEMQQKAMRLAKGAGFGAAAGVFLVFTLIYFFHALSWFWVDLFNWNAVWLGYLVTTGILLLFGALAGGLAVRFFRKGAPPTPDMAIEEAKKTRAALEEARS, encoded by the coding sequence ATGGCGAGCGGCAACGGCAGTACGCCTCCTGGCACCGCCGAGAAATCGCTGGGCGAGATCGTCAACGAGGTCTCGGAGAAGGCCACGCTCCTCGTGCGCGAGGAGATCGAGTTGGCCAAGGCGGAGATGCAGCAGAAGGCGATGCGCCTCGCCAAGGGCGCCGGGTTCGGCGCTGCGGCCGGCGTGTTCCTCGTCTTCACGCTCATCTACTTCTTCCACGCGCTGTCCTGGTTCTGGGTCGACCTGTTCAACTGGAACGCGGTCTGGCTCGGCTACCTGGTCACCACCGGGATCCTCCTTCTGTTCGGGGCGCTCGCCGGCGGTCTGGCCGTCCGCTTCTTCCGCAAGGGCGCGCCGCCCACGCCGGATATGGCGATCGAGGAAGCCAAGAAGACGCGCGCGGCGCTCGAGGAGGCGCGTAGCTGA